The following coding sequences lie in one Cyanobacterium sp. Dongsha4 genomic window:
- the trpB gene encoding tryptophan synthase subunit beta: protein MTVTPIKNNKFTQVPDNLGRFGQYGGKYVPETLMPALTELETAYYQYKEDSDFKNELNQLLKDYVGRENPLYFAERLTQHYAKPDGTGAQIYLKREDLNHTGAHKINNALGQVLLAKRMGKKRIIAETGAGQHGVATATVCARFGLQCVIYMGVEDMERQKLNVFRMRLLGATVQPVSAGTGTLKDATSEAIRDWVTNVENTHYILGSVAGPHPYPMMVRDFHGVIGKETRKQCLEKWGGLPDILIACVGGGSNAMGLFYEFVDESSVRLIGVEAEGSGINTGKHAATLTHGKPGVLHGAMSYLLQDNQGQVVEAHSISAGLDYPGVGPEHSYLKDLGRAEYYSVTDAQALDAFQLVCKLEGIIPALETAHAFAYLETLCPQVSGSPRIVINCSGRGDKDVQTVAKHLKGIDL, encoded by the coding sequence GTGACTGTTACACCTATTAAAAATAATAAATTTACTCAAGTACCAGATAACTTAGGACGTTTTGGACAATACGGCGGAAAATATGTACCTGAAACTCTGATGCCCGCATTAACGGAATTGGAGACAGCTTACTATCAATATAAAGAAGATTCAGACTTTAAAAATGAATTAAATCAACTTCTCAAAGACTATGTAGGAAGAGAAAACCCCCTTTATTTTGCAGAAAGACTAACCCAACATTATGCGAAACCTGACGGCACAGGCGCACAAATTTATCTCAAAAGGGAAGATTTAAACCATACAGGAGCTCATAAAATCAATAATGCCCTTGGGCAAGTTTTATTGGCTAAACGTATGGGCAAAAAACGTATTATTGCTGAAACAGGTGCAGGGCAACACGGAGTAGCAACAGCAACGGTATGTGCTCGTTTTGGTTTACAATGCGTCATTTATATGGGTGTAGAAGACATGGAAAGACAAAAATTGAATGTTTTTCGTATGCGTCTTCTTGGAGCTACTGTACAGCCCGTTTCCGCTGGAACGGGAACACTAAAAGATGCTACATCCGAAGCCATTAGAGATTGGGTTACAAATGTTGAAAATACCCATTATATTTTAGGCTCAGTGGCAGGACCTCATCCCTATCCGATGATGGTGAGAGATTTTCATGGCGTTATTGGTAAAGAAACCCGTAAACAATGTTTAGAAAAATGGGGCGGTTTACCAGACATTTTAATTGCCTGTGTGGGAGGTGGTTCAAATGCAATGGGTTTATTTTATGAATTTGTTGATGAATCTTCTGTGCGTTTAATTGGAGTTGAAGCCGAAGGTAGCGGTATTAATACAGGAAAACACGCCGCTACTTTAACTCATGGTAAACCGGGGGTTTTACATGGAGCAATGAGCTATTTATTGCAAGATAATCAAGGGCAAGTGGTGGAAGCTCATTCCATTAGTGCTGGTTTAGACTATCCGGGGGTAGGACCTGAACATAGTTACTTAAAAGATTTGGGAAGAGCTGAATATTATAGCGTCACTGATGCTCAAGCCTTAGATGCTTTTCAATTGGTGTGTAAATTAGAAGGTATTATTCCTGCTTTGGAAACCGCCCATGCTTTTGCTTATTTAGAAACTCTTTGCCCTCAAGTGTCAGGAAGTCCTCGTATTGTCATTAACTGTTCTGGCAGGGGAGATAAAGATGTGCAAACAGTAGCAAAACATTTGAAAGGAATAGATTTATAA